The Streptococcus sanguinis genome contains the following window.
TACAGATGACTTCAAAGTCCTCTCCAGTCGGATGGTACTCAGCTTTCAGCTCCATCAAAGCCTTGAGAATGGTCGCATTGTAGCCGCCAACCAACCCGCGGTCAGAAGTAATGACAATATAGGCTGATTTCTTGACTGGCCGACTGATTAACATTGAGTGATGACGGGCATTTTCTGCCTCGTGGCCATGCAGCATATCCGTAACTAACTTACGCACTTTCTGGGCATAGACCTGAAAGTTCTTAGCTGCTTCCTCAGATTTTCCCAGCTTTGCAGCAGAAACCATCTGCATGGCATTGGTGATTTGACTGGTGTTTTTCGTGGATGCAATTTTATTTTTAATATCATTTAATGAAACTGCCATCTGACACCTCGATTCTTATTTGAAGCTAGACTGATCAATAAACTCAGTAATGGCAGCATCCAAGACTTCCTCACTTGGAAGGTCTTTCGTTGTCCGAATGGTTTCATAAATGCTTTCTTGATGTGCATCAAAGTAGGCGAATAATTCTGACTCAAAGCGCAGAATATCGTCTACTGGCACACTGTCTAAGAAACCATGGGTCAAAGCATAGAGAATCACTACCTGCTTTTCAACTGGTAGCGGCTCATGAATCGGCTGTTTCAAGACTTCAACAGTCCTGCGGCCACGATTGAGCTTGGCCTGCGTTGCCGCATCCAAATCACTACCAAACTTAGTGAAGGCCTCAAGCTCCCGATAAGAAGCCAGGTCGATACGCAAGGTTCCAGCTACTTTCTTCATAGCCTTGATTTGGGCAGAGCCCCCAACCCGTGATACAGAAGAACCTGCATCAATGGCCGGACGTACCCCAGCATTGAACAAGCTGTCGCTGAGGAAAATTTGTCCGTCAGTGATTGAAATCACATTGGTCGCGATATAGGCCGAAATGTCTCCTGCCTGCGTTTCAATAAATGGCAGAGCTGTAATCGAACCACCGCCCAACTCATCAGAAACCTTGGCTGAACGCTCCAAGAGACGGCTATGAAGATAGAAAACATCTCCAGGAAAGGCCTCACGGCCTGGCGGACGACGGAGCAGGAGGGACAATTCACGATAAGCCACAGCCTGCTTGGACAAGTCATCATAGACAATCAAAACATGCTTGCCATTGTACATAAACTCTTCTGCCATCGCTACACCAGCATAAGGCGCCAAGAAAAGCAAAGGCGACGGCTGTGAAGCAGAGGCTGTCACGACAATCGTATAGTCCAAAGCACCATACTGACGGAGCGTTTCTACCTGTGTACGGACTGTAGATTCCTTCTGACCAATCGCCACATAGATACAAATCATATCCTGACCTTTCTGGTTCAGGATGGCATCAATGGCAATGGTCGTCTTCCCAGTCTGACGGTCCCCAATAATCAGCTCCCGTTGCCCACGGCCAATCGGAACCAAGGCATCAATTGCCTTGAGACCTGTCTGCAAAGGCTCAGATACTGACTTACGCTGCATGACACCCGGAGCTGGTGTTTCAACCGGGCGTGTCTTATCCGTGACAATGTCACCAAGTCCATCAACAGGACGACCCAGCGGATCAACAACCCGCCCAATCAAGGCCTCTCCCACAGGAACTTCCATAATTTTGCCAGTCCGGCGAATGGTATCTCCCTCACGAATGTCTGTAAAGTCTCCCAAGATGATAATCCCAAC
Protein-coding sequences here:
- a CDS encoding F0F1 ATP synthase subunit alpha, which gives rise to MAINAQEISALIKQQIENFQPNFDVTETGVVTYIGDGIARAHGLDKAMSGELLIFENGSYGMAQNLESTDVGIIILGDFTDIREGDTIRRTGKIMEVPVGEALIGRVVDPLGRPVDGLGDIVTDKTRPVETPAPGVMQRKSVSEPLQTGLKAIDALVPIGRGQRELIIGDRQTGKTTIAIDAILNQKGQDMICIYVAIGQKESTVRTQVETLRQYGALDYTIVVTASASQPSPLLFLAPYAGVAMAEEFMYNGKHVLIVYDDLSKQAVAYRELSLLLRRPPGREAFPGDVFYLHSRLLERSAKVSDELGGGSITALPFIETQAGDISAYIATNVISITDGQIFLSDSLFNAGVRPAIDAGSSVSRVGGSAQIKAMKKVAGTLRIDLASYRELEAFTKFGSDLDAATQAKLNRGRRTVEVLKQPIHEPLPVEKQVVILYALTHGFLDSVPVDDILRFESELFAYFDAHQESIYETIRTTKDLPSEEVLDAAITEFIDQSSFK